The stretch of DNA CGCCGCGATGAGATCGATGCGGAACACTTCCCACAGGGGTCCTGCCGCCGCGTTTCCATCGAGATGAGGGATCGGGTTGCGCTCACTACCGGCGATGTCCCGGTCCTCAGGGCCCGGGTTCTCAGCTCCCGGGGAAGCGTGTTTGCCGGTCACTGGGTTCCTCCCGTTCCGCCGAAGCGTTCAGTCTTGATCGAGGCGGCGGGATAGCCTGCCTCGACCAGCCATTCTGCGACCGTTTCGACGAATACTGTCTGACCGCAGATGAAGGTGTCGGGTGCGGGGTCCGCGGGCAGGATACTCGCCAGGAGGACCTCCGCCGTGAGCCGTTTCGGTGCGGTCTGCCATCCCGGTGGCGCTTCGCGTGTGTAGACGTAGTCGACGGTCAGTTTGGGGGATTCCCGGCTCAGGGTGAGCAGCTCGTCGCGGTAGAACCCCGCCGCGGGTGACTTGAGCGAATACAGCAGCCGGAACTGGGACGGGTTTTCCGACGCCTCATGCGCGCGGATCATGGACATCAGCGGCACGATGCCGGATCCGCCGGCGATCAGCTGCACCGGGTTCGTGTCCGTCGGCCGC from Pseudarthrobacter siccitolerans encodes:
- a CDS encoding ferredoxin reductase, which encodes MKSGIHEAGPVSGLWRVAEVVSRVPESETARTIGLRVGGLMGNLAGQHIDIRLTAEDGYSAVRSYSVATAGMDELLEITVDELPDGEVSPYLVRDVAIGDQLEIRGPVGGWFVWRPTDTNPVQLIAGGSGIVPLMSMIRAHEASENPSQFRLLYSLKSPAAGFYRDELLTLSRESPKLTVDYVYTREAPPGWQTAPKRLTAEVLLASILPADPAPDTFICGQTVFVETVAEWLVEAGYPAASIKTERFGGTGGTQ